In a single window of the Nodularia spumigena CCY9414 genome:
- a CDS encoding Uma2 family endonuclease: MTVVKPKRFTIDEYHRLIELGLLTEGERIELIRGELMQMTAKGRVHTVCSSILCRQLDRLLGDRAVIRGQDPITLPNQSEPEPDIVIARGKDEDYLVHHPYPEDIVLVIEISDSTLIYDQTKKLSLYAEVGIVNYWIVNLPARQLERYNQPYQNAQKNFHYLSQQISLSHQSVPIPGFEDVLLDLRRIFPEGAAA, translated from the coding sequence ATGACTGTCGTCAAACCTAAGCGATTCACTATAGACGAGTATCATCGGCTGATTGAACTTGGTTTACTTACAGAGGGCGAACGCATTGAATTGATTCGAGGAGAACTGATGCAAATGACGGCAAAAGGAAGAGTGCATACAGTGTGTAGTTCTATCTTATGTCGCCAACTGGATCGGTTATTAGGCGATCGCGCAGTCATCCGTGGGCAAGATCCCATTACCCTACCCAATCAAAGTGAACCTGAGCCTGATATCGTGATTGCTAGAGGCAAAGATGAGGATTATCTAGTTCATCATCCCTACCCCGAAGATATTGTATTAGTTATCGAAATTTCTGATTCCACATTGATTTATGACCAAACAAAAAAGCTATCTCTATACGCAGAAGTGGGAATTGTTAATTATTGGATTGTAAATTTGCCGGCTCGTCAACTTGAGCGATACAATCAACCTTATCAAAATGCTCAAAAGAATTTTCACTATCTCAGCCAGCAAATTTCTTTATCTCACCAATCAGTACCAATTCCTGGATTTGAAGATGTCTTGTTGGATTTGAGGCGGATTTTTCCAGAGGGTGCGGCAGCTTAA
- a CDS encoding XisI protein → MDKVAKYQECIKKLLTRYASNDVSDQDVEVQLILDTEHNHYQWMNVGWQQFNRVYRCVMHFDIKDGKIWLQQNLTDQNPAEELVEMGVPREDIILGLQPPFKRQYTDYGVA, encoded by the coding sequence GTGGATAAAGTAGCAAAATATCAGGAATGTATTAAAAAACTACTAACTCGTTATGCTAGTAATGATGTTTCAGATCAGGACGTAGAAGTTCAACTCATCTTAGATACTGAGCATAACCATTACCAGTGGATGAATGTGGGTTGGCAGCAATTTAATCGTGTTTATCGATGTGTTATGCATTTTGACATTAAAGATGGCAAAATTTGGCTTCAGCAGAATTTAACTGATCAGAATCCGGCAGAGGAATTAGTTGAAATGGGAGTACCAAGAGAAGATATTATCTTGGGTTTGCAACCTCCCTTCAAACGGCAGTACACAGATTATGGTGTTGCTTAA
- a CDS encoding DEAD/DEAH box helicase family protein, translating to MEFRFDANQEYQTTAIEAVTNLLEGQPRIELDMSLILEWGSATVMNRLDLDEASLLENLQAVQKQNDILPDESLQYIEKTIETIRGKKTLSFPNFSVEMETGTGKTYVYLRTALQLFQRYGLRKFIIVVPSVAVREGVLKTLKVTERHFRQLYSNPPYRYYIYDSVNLSQVRQFALSDGLEIMVMTIDAFNKAANVIRQSTDRLMGETPLHLVQSTRPILILDEPQNMESEKSIAALASLHPLFILRYSATHKNPYNLIYRLTPFTAYNQGLVKRIEVASVIKENDFNQVFLRLENITSQKKTITAKIAIHQLQKNGTVKEKVITVKPGDCLFDKAKRSEYADFEIEEINPGSQTVLFKNNLEISIGESKGTDKEAIFESQIRYTIEEHFRKQKRLKSQGIKVISLFFIDKVANYKTETGEDGIICQLFKQAFEELKVNYPEWEALTPEQVQAAYFAQKRKKGGETVFEDSTTGTAKKDEEAYNLIMKDKERLLSLDEPVAFIFSHSALREGWDNPNVFQICTLNQTTSETKKRQEIGRGVRLAVNQIGERIFDPKINILTVIANESYEKYVATLQQEIENEYGKEGVPPKPANGRNKGTAKLRKEYLLKPEFQELWEKIKHKTRYAVQIHTEKLIEEVLNELDTKTINPPRIAITKARVEVGNEDTLETMQLSTSKTAMTLTGKRPLPNVITLMVDLLENTTPSVSLTRHTLLTILKRLSNQKSVLSNPHEFATVAVQIIKNKLADHLVNGIQYEKIDTWYEMTQFQDEIETWQEYLIPANRSVYDHVIIDSQAENIQDSIEGKFVADLEKRDDVQLFVKLPNWFTVPTPVGEYNPDWAIIMEDRDEHGEAVGKPLLYLIRETKGTTNLDELRPDERRKILCGKKHFNQALGVDYEVNIERVL from the coding sequence ATGGAATTTAGATTTGATGCCAACCAAGAATACCAAACTACTGCTATTGAAGCCGTTACTAATTTATTAGAAGGTCAACCCCGCATAGAATTAGACATGAGTTTAATTTTAGAGTGGGGTTCTGCTACTGTCATGAATCGTCTGGATTTAGACGAAGCAAGTTTATTAGAAAATCTGCAAGCAGTTCAAAAACAAAACGATATTTTACCTGATGAATCACTCCAATATATTGAAAAAACGATAGAAACAATAAGAGGTAAAAAAACACTTTCCTTTCCTAACTTTTCTGTAGAAATGGAAACAGGAACAGGTAAAACTTATGTTTACTTACGCACTGCTTTACAATTATTTCAGCGTTATGGGTTGCGTAAATTTATTATAGTTGTTCCTTCCGTTGCTGTACGAGAAGGAGTTTTAAAAACCTTAAAAGTCACTGAAAGGCATTTTCGACAACTTTATAGTAATCCACCTTATCGTTATTATATTTATGATTCTGTCAATCTTTCTCAAGTGCGTCAATTTGCACTTTCTGACGGCTTAGAAATTATGGTGATGACAATAGATGCTTTCAATAAAGCTGCTAATGTCATTCGTCAGAGTACAGATAGGTTAATGGGTGAAACACCACTGCATTTAGTACAATCAACCCGTCCTATTTTAATTTTAGATGAACCGCAAAATATGGAGAGTGAAAAAAGTATTGCGGCTTTAGCATCTCTTCATCCTTTGTTTATTCTCCGCTATAGTGCAACTCACAAAAATCCCTACAATTTAATTTATCGGTTAACTCCTTTTACGGCTTATAATCAAGGTTTAGTTAAACGTATTGAAGTTGCTTCAGTGATTAAAGAAAATGATTTTAATCAGGTCTTCCTCCGGTTAGAAAATATTACCAGTCAAAAGAAAACCATTACAGCTAAAATTGCTATTCATCAATTACAAAAAAATGGCACAGTTAAAGAAAAGGTAATTACAGTAAAGCCAGGAGATTGTTTATTTGATAAAGCTAAACGCAGTGAATATGCAGATTTTGAAATAGAAGAAATTAATCCTGGTTCTCAAACCGTGCTTTTCAAGAATAATTTAGAAATTAGCATTGGTGAATCGAAGGGAACTGATAAAGAAGCTATCTTTGAGTCACAAATTCGTTACACGATTGAAGAACATTTCCGTAAACAAAAAAGACTAAAATCCCAAGGTATCAAAGTTATTTCGCTATTCTTTATTGATAAAGTTGCTAACTATAAAACAGAAACTGGTGAAGATGGTATTATCTGTCAGTTATTTAAGCAAGCCTTTGAAGAGTTAAAGGTAAATTATCCAGAATGGGAAGCATTGACACCTGAACAAGTCCAAGCTGCTTATTTTGCCCAAAAACGAAAAAAGGGAGGAGAAACTGTTTTTGAAGATAGTACAACTGGTACAGCCAAAAAAGATGAAGAAGCCTATAACTTAATTATGAAGGATAAAGAGAGGTTACTTTCTTTAGATGAACCTGTTGCTTTTATTTTTTCCCATTCTGCATTACGAGAAGGTTGGGATAACCCTAATGTTTTTCAAATCTGCACACTAAACCAAACAACATCAGAAACTAAAAAACGCCAAGAAATTGGTCGGGGTGTGCGGTTAGCTGTGAATCAAATAGGAGAAAGAATATTTGATCCAAAAATCAACATTCTTACTGTAATTGCTAATGAAAGTTATGAAAAATATGTAGCAACACTGCAACAGGAAATTGAAAACGAGTATGGTAAAGAAGGTGTACCACCGAAACCAGCTAATGGGAGGAACAAAGGTACAGCTAAGTTACGTAAAGAATATTTGTTAAAACCAGAGTTTCAGGAATTGTGGGAAAAAATTAAACATAAAACTCGTTATGCTGTGCAAATTCATACAGAAAAACTGATTGAGGAAGTTCTGAATGAGTTAGACACAAAAACTATTAATCCTCCCCGCATTGCTATTACTAAAGCACGGGTAGAGGTAGGTAATGAAGATACATTAGAAACCATGCAACTTAGCACCAGTAAAACGGCTATGACGTTAACTGGAAAACGACCTTTACCTAATGTAATTACTCTCATGGTAGACTTATTGGAGAATACAACTCCTTCTGTCTCATTAACTCGTCATACCTTATTAACAATCTTAAAAAGGTTGAGTAATCAAAAAAGTGTGCTTTCTAATCCTCATGAATTTGCTACGGTAGCGGTGCAAATTATTAAGAATAAACTAGCAGATCATCTAGTAAATGGGATTCAATATGAGAAAATAGATACTTGGTATGAAATGACTCAATTTCAAGATGAAATTGAAACTTGGCAAGAGTATCTAATTCCGGCAAATCGTTCGGTTTATGATCATGTAATTATTGATAGTCAAGCCGAAAATATACAAGATAGTATTGAAGGTAAATTTGTTGCAGATTTAGAAAAACGAGATGATGTACAACTATTTGTCAAACTTCCTAATTGGTTTACTGTACCTACACCTGTAGGCGAATATAATCCAGATTGGGCAATTATCATGGAAGATAGGGACGAACATGGAGAAGCAGTAGGGAAACCGCTTCTTTACCTCATTCGTGAGACAAAAGGTACAACAAATTTAGATGAATTACGCCCCGATGAACGCCGTAAAATTCTTTGTGGTAAAAAGCATTTTAATCAAGCATTAGGAGTAGATTACGAGGTAAATATAGAGAGAGTGTTATGA
- a CDS encoding site-specific DNA-methyltransferase, translating into MNRKDVEKVEITSGDIKAEQIEQLKAIFPEVFTEDNIDFAKLKATLGEIIDDRPERYSFTWAGKREAIQMLQTPSRATLKPDRNESVDFDHTQNLFIEGDNLEVLKLLRNSYSGQVKMIYIDPPYNTGNDFIYPDNYTDTLDNYLELTGQKDSEGNLQTSNPETSGRYHSAWLSMMYPRLFLARQLLKEDGVIFVSIDDHEVHNLRLLMNEIFGEENFVACVCWQKKYAPANDTVDFSATHDFILVYSKQRQFLDSGKPIALIGRMERTEEQNKLYKNPDNDPRGLWKASDYLCNKSAEQRPNLYYPIIHPKTEEEIWPSRTAVWRYSKARHQQNVQDNRVWWGLNQENKVPAYKRFLSEVGGIISDTWWQHKDVGHNDEAKKQIKSLFPEASQSFDTPKPTRLIKRIVELSTNTDSTDIILDFFAGSATTAQAVLELNHEDTGDRRFILIQLPQKTYNPQFTTISDISKERIRRSIQKIKNSANGKLPLQNRETPEDLGFKVLKLSKSNYRQSEELPSDTEPEQYIEQLELFNDPLVDGWELENVIYEVMLKQGYSLTSRIEQVTEIESATIYKVTDEDKRQHFYISLDNQFHFETARTLKLTKNDLLICRDMAIDDTTAANLVLQCRLKTI; encoded by the coding sequence ATGAACAGAAAAGATGTAGAGAAGGTAGAAATAACTTCTGGTGATATCAAGGCTGAACAAATTGAGCAGCTTAAAGCCATTTTTCCAGAGGTGTTTACAGAAGATAATATAGATTTTGCCAAATTAAAGGCAACTTTAGGAGAAATTATAGATGATCGCCCAGAACGTTACTCTTTTACTTGGGCTGGTAAGCGCGAAGCTATTCAGATGTTACAAACACCCAGTAGAGCAACATTAAAACCAGATAGAAATGAATCAGTAGATTTTGATCATACTCAAAATTTGTTTATTGAAGGTGATAATTTAGAGGTTTTAAAGTTACTTCGCAATTCCTATTCTGGACAAGTAAAGATGATTTACATTGACCCTCCCTACAACACGGGCAATGATTTTATTTATCCAGATAATTATACAGATACTCTTGATAACTATTTAGAATTAACAGGTCAAAAAGATAGTGAAGGAAATTTACAAACTAGCAATCCTGAAACCAGTGGACGTTATCATTCTGCTTGGTTATCTATGATGTATCCCCGTCTGTTTTTGGCACGGCAATTGTTAAAAGAAGATGGGGTAATTTTCGTGAGTATTGATGATCATGAGGTTCATAATTTGCGGTTGTTGATGAATGAAATTTTTGGAGAAGAGAATTTCGTTGCGTGCGTGTGTTGGCAAAAAAAATATGCTCCAGCTAATGATACTGTTGATTTTTCAGCTACCCATGATTTTATATTGGTTTATAGTAAGCAGAGACAGTTTTTAGATAGTGGTAAACCAATAGCACTAATTGGCAGAATGGAGAGAACAGAAGAACAAAATAAACTATACAAAAATCCAGATAATGATCCGCGAGGTTTATGGAAAGCTTCAGACTATTTATGTAATAAATCGGCTGAACAAAGACCCAATCTTTACTATCCAATAATTCATCCCAAAACAGAAGAAGAAATCTGGCCTAGTCGAACTGCGGTTTGGCGCTATAGCAAAGCTAGACATCAACAAAATGTTCAAGATAATAGAGTTTGGTGGGGATTAAATCAGGAAAATAAAGTACCTGCATACAAAAGGTTTTTATCGGAAGTAGGTGGAATTATATCAGATACTTGGTGGCAACATAAAGATGTTGGACATAATGATGAAGCTAAAAAACAGATTAAATCTCTCTTTCCAGAAGCATCTCAATCTTTTGATACACCAAAACCAACCCGGTTAATCAAACGTATAGTTGAATTATCTACAAATACAGATTCAACAGATATTATTCTTGATTTTTTCGCGGGTTCTGCTACTACAGCCCAGGCAGTATTAGAATTAAATCATGAAGATACTGGTGATCGTCGATTTATACTAATTCAGTTACCACAAAAAACATATAATCCACAGTTTACTACTATTTCTGATATTAGTAAAGAGCGTATTCGTCGTAGTATTCAGAAAATAAAAAATTCAGCCAACGGTAAACTCCCATTGCAAAATCGCGAAACTCCAGAAGATTTAGGTTTCAAAGTTTTAAAATTATCTAAATCAAATTATCGTCAATCGGAAGAATTACCATCCGATACAGAACCCGAACAATATATAGAACAACTAGAACTATTTAATGATCCTTTAGTTGATGGCTGGGAATTAGAAAATGTAATATATGAAGTCATGCTCAAACAAGGTTATAGCTTAACATCTCGCATTGAGCAAGTTACAGAAATTGAATCGGCTACTATCTACAAAGTAACTGATGAAGATAAAAGACAGCATTTTTATATTAGTCTTGATAATCAGTTTCATTTTGAAACAGCGAGAACATTAAAACTAACTAAAAACGATTTATTAATTTGCCGTGACATGGCAATTGATGATACAACAGCAGCTAATTTAGTGCTGCAATGTAGACTAAAAACTATTTAA